In the genome of Vicia villosa cultivar HV-30 ecotype Madison, WI unplaced genomic scaffold, Vvil1.0 ctg.000351F_1_1, whole genome shotgun sequence, one region contains:
- the LOC131627173 gene encoding uncharacterized protein LOC131627173 translates to MSQQSNDESPVSDSAAPEESSNPNRVLKVVPLRTISSDKVKAKKLKTIHAKRPKEGIHNKGTKFSASATMEKLTKEGSKYVDSAITRIVNRILKENHQVPRISIPLQTIMADPLNNTSKAEAVHTVDSDLEITKDEQGVTKNTNVTEDVNDIDNNKHPKANTEGDTNVVDLDEYSEDELLTSLNPSVANRLMTRRKGKAVVQGSPKGRTQMNNPAKETIRKKSTSAGPVKSKAVTKSKGVGPSKSWSRVIPKKRKEREIVEPESDVETNVPDIPSRKKPTTSKLAANIPEVPIDNVSFHYASSVRRWKYVLQKRLAFERELAPNALENKEVLELIQEAGLLKTVCNLPKCYEKLVKEFVVNLSEDCGNSRSEDYRKVFVRGKCVLFSPFVINKFLGRTDEAQTELEVTDNQVCQVITAKQVKSWPMKEKLTASKLSIKYAMLHKIGAANWVPTNHKSTISTVLGRLLYVVGTKVEFDYGAYIFDQTMKHAGSFSIKGPIAFPSLLSGIILDQYSNILNEHDVVCKRESPLAFHYKLFKGKHVPDIVMASVENSKSGASVSKA, encoded by the coding sequence ATGTCTCAGCAATCGAATGATGAATCTCCCGTTTCAGACTCAGCAGCACCGGAAGAGTCTTCTAACCCTAATAGGGTCCTTAAGGTTGTCCCTTTAAGGACGATTAGCAGTGACAAAGTAAAGGCCAAAAAGCTTAAAACGATTCATGCAAAACGACCCAAGGAGGGTATTCACAACAAGGGTACCAAATTCTCAGCATCTGCTACCATGGAGAAACTTACTAAAGAAGGATCCAAGTATGTCGATAGTGCAATTACCAGGATTGTTAATCGTATTCTGAAGGAGAATCATCAAGTGCCTAGAATATCTATTCCACTTCAAACCATAATGGCTGATCCCCTCAATAACACCAGTAAGGCTGAGGCTGTTCACACTGTTGATAGTGACCTAGAAATCACAAAGGATGAACAAGGGGTTACTAAGAATACCAATGTCACCGAGGATGTCAATGACATTGACAATAATAAGCACCCTAAGGCCAATACTGAAGGTGATACTAATGTGGTAGACTTAGATGAGTACTCTGAAGACGAATTACTCACTTCCTTGAATCCGAGTGTAGCCAACAGGCTAATGACAAGAAGAAAAGGCAAAGCTGTTGTTCAAGGATCACCAAAAGGGAGAACTCAAATGAACAACCCTGCCAAAGAGACTATCAGAAAGAAGAGTACTTCTGCAGGTCCTGTCAAGAGCAAAGCTGTTACCAAGAGTAAAGGGGTTGGTCCTTCAAAATCTTGGAGCAGGGTcattccaaagaaaagaaaagagcgaGAAATTGTTGAACCTGAATCTGATGTTGAAACAAATGTCCCTGACATTCCATCAAGGAAGAAGCCTACAACCAGTAAGCTTGCTGCTAACATCCCTGAAGTTCCCATCGATAATGTGTCTTTCCACTATGCCTCCAGTGTCAGGAGATGGAAATATGTTCTTCAAAAGAGATTGGCTTTTGAAAGGGAATTGGCTCCAAATGCTCTTGAAAACAAGGAAGTCTTAGAGCTGATTCAAGAAGCTGGACTGCTAAAAACTGTGTGCAATCTTCCCAAATGCTATGAGAAGCTGGTCAAAGAATTTGTGGTAAACCTATCTGAAGATTGTGGAAATAGCAGAAGTGAAGACTACAGAAAGGTGTTTGTAAGAGGTAAGTGTGTATTGTTCTCTCCTTTTGTGATTAATAAATTCTTGGGAAGAACAGATGAAGCTCAAACTGAGTTAGAAGTAACAGACAACCAAGTCTGTCAAGTGATCACAGCCAAGCAGGTAAAAAGCTGGCCCATGAAAGAGAAGCTTACTGCAAGTAAGCTGAGCATCAAGTATGCAATGCTTCACAAAATAGGAGCAGCTAATTGGGTTCCAACAAATCACAAGTCCACTATCTCAACTGTGCTTGGTAGACTTCTGTATGTTGTAGGAACAAAGGTAGAGTTTGATTATGGAGCATATATTTTCGACCAAACCATGAAGCATGCTGGAAGCTTCAGCATTAAGGGTCCAATTGCCTTTCCATCCCTCTTGAGTGGTATAATTCTGGATCAATATTCAAACATTCTTAACGAACATGATGTAGTGTGCAAAAGAGAAAGTCCCTTGGCTTTCCATTACAAACTGTTTAAGGGAAAGCATGTTCCAGACATTGTCATGGCATCagttgaaaattccaaatctggAGCATCAGTCAGTAAAGCATAA